Genomic window (Ammospiza caudacuta isolate bAmmCau1 chromosome 10, bAmmCau1.pri, whole genome shotgun sequence):
GTTCTTCTGGGGCTCCCTGATTCATCGTAATTCTTGAATGCTTCAAAAAAATCAGTATGTGCCTTTTCAAACTCTCCTTCTCTTAAGTGCATTTTGCCTCCAcattctgaaaagaaaacacagatgaAAAGGAACACTGTGTGCTTGTTGCTGACTACAATAATTGTACTCAAGTTCCACGCTATTTCTAAATAGATTActgaaacattttcagaagTGATTTGGTTCTCAGAaatcattaggaaaaaaaagcattaaggCCTTAACATATAGCACTGCCATTTGAATAAACCCAttccaaagaggaaaaaacaaaacccagcctACACCATAGAACTTAAAGAACACTAATCCTCATAGCCAATAATTACATCACCATTATgttaaaatattgcaaaaacTGAGATAGAATTTATCTCCATTTCAGTGGCAACAGACTTTGTAAATTTATGGAATTTTCCCTATCTGTTAAgcaaaaacacacagaaaaaatgagaaatactttctgtatccttttatttctgaagtACCCACTGCTGCCTGATTGTCTGTGCAGCATCTACaccagggaaaggaggaagcCATAACAGTGTTCTGAAGaaagctggttttttttcaagaCACACGGCTTGCTTCCACTACAATTAATTATTGCAGATAATGAATTATATTTTCAAACACATCTTAAAGCCCTTTGGTTCCTGCTGAGTTTTCGTGAGGTAAGACACAAATTTATAAAAGGAGAttgcaggaacagcagcctTTCTGCCAGCAGTCCTGTCAAGCCTTTGTTTTTATGCCCTGCAGATGCCTTTGCATTCTTCTTTTGCTGCCTCCCCTGGTGTCAAGCAGCAAGTCCTCCCCTTGTCTTTCTACTGCTTCTCTCCTAACAGTTATTTAGCCAACTGTCCTGCCCTTCTGACCAGTGCCTCTGGTACTTGGGCACCAaatttgcagagctgcagtcctGCAAGAAGAAAATGATGAGACTGAATCTCCAGAAGGCTCTGTCTTTATAGGTGGAACTGGAAAAAACCACTGGTTATCAGATTTTCATGGAACAAATCTCTGCAACAGAAGACAAATGAAAAATTCAAGATGAACTTGCCTCTGATAACTCCCATGATCAGCGGATGAGGAATGGCTGACTTGATGTGCAATGACTGTTCATATAGTGCTTTaagttttttgttatttttctgtgctgtatACATTTGAATTTCCAAAGCATAGATTTCCAATAGTTGAGTACCTTTTTTTAGATCATCTTCCCCATCATCAGTCTAGGACAGATTAAGTAATAAATACTGTGAAATTTTAAGAGAACAGCAATTTCAGTTTTATACTAGTAAAACACTGATAACCAAATACTCTCAGTAATTTCCTGTCAAAAACAAGGATATTCCTGAAATTCTGATGTAACTACTAAGAGAAAACATAGAACTTACCACAGGCTACATTTTGAAtccctttatttaaaacatcattattttctattaaatgTTTTTCTCAAAACTTTAATTCTTTTCCACATTCCTTAAGCCACATTCTCAGTATATAAATACAATGACTGACACAAATGCATACATATATGTAACACATATGACTCTTTTGCTACTTCTAACAGAACCATTTCCCAGATATCTGTAACCTATTTCCATACTGAAGGAGGAAAAGTGTCAGAAACAAGCACAGCAGACTGCATggctaatttattttttccccttccagatGGGAAAGTAACAATTGCACTTTCATTTTTGAATAAAGCTCATTTGGAATCTTtgctatattttaaaatgaatgtcCATGCATTATAGATTATTGATATGTGCTTCTCATCCTTGCACCTGAAGAGAAACCCAATCAGTAAtcatgaataattttttaaaaatcatctttaaGGAAAGAATAAAGCACTTAGCATTTTTTATTCATGTTACCAAGCAGATAACAAATAAAATCAGGCACAGTATTTCTTCCCTCTGTACTAAAGCTCAGCAAAATTCCTGAAAGGCCAACAAcagatatatttaaaaaaaaaatcaatgttgTTTACTAAGGCACAGTGATTTAGAATATAAAGGTACCTGGCATGACTGATGCAGCTGACGCAAAATCTTTTGTAACTTTCCATATTCTTCTCGTTCTAAATATAATTTGCCAAGCTGTAATGAAAAGAAAGTTGAAGTACTGAGGTCTATTAAAATTTCACAATTATAATTTATAAGAATTAGCTGAAGGTgtcaaagaaaagcaaaaaataggAAGTTATATATTTTACCTTTGTGTTTGTCTTAAACCACAATCTATCATTCTTAGCATCTTTCAGAGCTTCAAGTGTTGTTTCATAGAATTCCTGAAGCAAATCCATCTGACataaaaaatcagaattctATAATTGTAAACAGCAAATTTGTACCTGTTAATAAAGTCAATCTGAACAAACTAAAAGTGCATGCTTGAACTTCAAAATAAGAAAGGTATCTGCATCTTAGTTTATGTTTGCATTTAAACTGCAAACAGCTTCTAAAATAACCAAATTAACTACATTACCTTTTCTTATATGAAACAGATATAATTAAAAAGTATTCACATTTTAAGATTTGTACCCATCTGTGAAAAATGAAAGCCACCTTATAAAACCCATCTTATATAACCAAGGCACAGAACTCTGATGTTTTGTAACAAACACAGGCAATATTGTTCCCacttaaagaataaaaataatttacatatcaaaaagaaaatatgatttACAAAAGAAGAGGAATATGGTCAAAGGAGAAGATGTCTTCTTCTTTCTGTAGTGGCAATGCTGAGTGGAAGAAAGCTCTTGAGTGCATCAAAATAATTCTTTgcataaaaccaaaacaaccccatCTGAAATGGGAATTAAAGTGCTGAGTGTTACCTTTTACAAGGGTTCTACAAAGAATGCATTAGTATTGTTCATGGCCACTGTTCCTTTGGAGATAACAAATCTGTGACTATATATCAAGTTAAGACTTCCAGACTGTCCCAGACTGTCCCTCTGGCTCCACTACAAACCAGAGACACTGAGCTCTGCCAAGAAGGGACAGTCTGAGACAATCCTTTAGACCTCAGAGTAACCCAGCACTCAACTTCCACCTCTAAAGTGGCAGGATTGTGATAATGACCACGGATCAGCACTGATCACCAATGATATGAAGGTGCTACTTTAGGTAGTCAGTGAGGGGAGCTTCCTTTTCTTTGTAAAGCTTCTACAACAACTCaaaaggagctgggctgtgtaTCTATGGACATGTACCTCACCAGCACAGTGCACTGGACAGGCAGGATTTCACACCAACACTTCACTGCAAaattccccttcccctcccccaccaaaaaacctcccacattatttattttaaaattatatttgaaaGGGTACTTCTATTGTGTAGctatgctaaaaaaaaaatatagaaattcCAGGTAAATGTTGATAAAAAAGGACAACTTTATGAAGATTTGTGTTAATAGAATCCACTACATGtgggaaatatatttttacatatgACAGCAAATGAATACTCAAAATTCCTGTATTAAGATCAAAATAgcccaaaacaaacacaaaaattgtCCACAGTTAAAATTGCAAAACTGAAAACTATGAAGATTAAATAATTGATGATCCAACCTGCTTGGAAGTCGAGATATAATCAAGAATAGAATTGATGGATTTTTCAGAGTAATTTCTTGTAACTGCACTCCGTATGTAGGTCAATAGCTGTTTATACCTATTCATCATTTCAGGAAAGTTAgtctaaaagaaaaacaaaatcacattagaatttttgttttaattgttgAAACTGAGATATCTTGCAAGTTTAcatacaggagaaaaaaattgcttaaaGAAAGACAATGCAGTAGTGGTTGCTATTAAAACTTTCATATCACCACTTTATTCATAACCTGCAGAATCAGAAATAACCCCAGGACTGCATAAAACACACAATTAAAATATTCATCTCAATGAAGAAAACAGAGCTGGCCAGACAACTCTTTGGAATGGCTGCATACACAGCATATAaatttttcacagttttgtCCTGGTGCAGTACACACAGAGAAACATGACCACTGTCAGTGGAGTGACAcctcagcacagcaaggacTGAGCCTCACACTTTCATGGAGAACCAGCTGACTACAGCAGTTATTTTGCATCCATTTTGCCTTTGTCTTGCAAACACCACATCATTTCCCTGCCATATGTGTAGTAGCCATTAAAGGCTGCAAAAGGCAAGTTCTGATAGATTTAGTCGTCATAGCCATAAATTAGAACACTAATTTAAGATCTCTGGATCAAATACATATTTATGCTATTTATTCCCAAGTGATAGCTGTAATTCCTACCaatttaaagtttattttaatcATCTGTTTCAGAGCTTTGAATCCCCATTCTCCCTTTTCGCCTTCGAGCTCCAAAAcctgaaaaagaagaattttaaaaacaatatttATAAAAGCTTTATTCAAACTTGAGTTGTTTAAAATACACATATCCCATACATGCCCTTCCCTCCCACTTTGTTCCTTACAAAGTAATGTTTGACTCTGCCCTGTTCTTCAATTTTATTCTTTCCTGGTAGTATGAAAAAGTGAGAGTGAATCTCCTCAGTTTTCACAACTTAGCTGACATAGGGAGGGTGAACATGATTGTTGCTGTTGTTATCATCTAACAGCAAACACTTTAATGCCAAACACTAAATTTTAACACCACTCCATAAACATGTAAGCAAAAATAGTTGTAACACCTCCTGCAAAACTAAGGCAACTAAATTTTGACCAAATTAAGTTAAAAAGCTCTTCTGAATTATTATGAAGAAGATTCTTTCACAGAGGAGAAACACTTCTAGGTTTTAATGCAACAATGCAAAGAAATGTTTTGCAAGTAAAAAGTTTagagagtttttttttttgaagtcaCATACATAGTTTTGCTGTACACTATAAATGAGCAAAGAGAtgcaaaaatctatttttcctttaaaaagttGCATCTAACATACTGCTTTCTCATAGCAGTGTGCAAACATTGAAAATTTAAAACTGAGATGAACAAAAGAAACTGTGTTTGTTAGTATTTATACATTTAAAGCTCTGGAATCAGATAGCAAAGCAAATATAATGTTACATAAGACACTGGGGAAAACaccatttcatttaaaaaacccaaatggaTCTGGTTTCTATTGTTGATGCATGAAAACACATTTAGAACTGTTTAATTAACTTAGTAAATCCTGAAGATTAAAAAGTCAAATCTGTGATAAGACTATACCATGTCCTATTTATTCTCCCTAAGAATGATCCTGAAAGGCAGTCAGGAGTTTAAGATACTCAATAATAAACTTAGCACATTAGtaatttaaaagataaattCTATTCTTAAAATTTCAGAGAATAACTCAAATGGtaccaaatattttaaaatgtgaattaaTATAAAAAGAAGAGATAGAATATAAAGACAGACAACCTTCTGAAAACTGCTTAATGCTGCTTTGGGGTCATCTTCCTTCAAAGCTTTGGAATTGTAGTATTGATTTTCCAGATCCACATTTGGTTCAGAATTGCTGTCCTCTGAATATTCCtacatttcaagaaaaaaataataatcagagaaaaaaaaataatcagaaaaaaaaatctgctgagaaATAGTAATACATATCACTCCAGCTGGCACAGAATGCTTGTTTGAGCAGGCAGTGTTTGGTTTGAGAGCACAGAACAGGTATGGGCCCATATAAGGACTCTCCCCCTCTCCCACTCCTAGGCCAGACTCCCCGCGCACCAACATTTGCTGCCAGCAGGTTTCTTTCTGGATTCATGAACTCATAGCTCCACCAACTTCACCTTTATGACAAGTACAGATTGTATTACTGAAATTCTGCCAGTGCTGGAGTTTCAGCACAGAGGCCCAAGAGCACATGGCATTTCTGGGAGGGGGGAGAACATGCTGCCCACTGCTCCTCCTGAAAGCACCCAATGATGCAGCCTTCAGTAGCCACAGAAAAGGCTCTGGTCAGCTGCCACACAAGGAATGAGTCAGCCATGGAGGGTAGCAAATGCTTCCATGAATGCCTCTATCATCTGCCTTTCTATGCCATAACGATTCATCCTTGTctaaggaaatttaaaaaaagaataatgacAATAACACCAGCTGCTTCTGCCCTGAGAAGCAGGAGATGATTATGAAAATGCTAAAAATGCTGCCAAAGATGTTGGGGCACAATAATTTAATCAAATAATTATCCATCATGTACACTAGTGCCAAAGAAACTGAAGTATTTACTTCTAACAATTGCTACTTAATTTTTTAAGAAGTTCTCTGGGACTACTTCTGATGAAAAATCCCTGcatattttatcttcttttgctAAAGGACAATGCTTCATGTCCAAATTACAAAACACTAATAAAACtcaaataataatttcatttgatATTTACAGGATTCAAAACCACTTCACACCTCTGCATTTTCAAGCTAACTTCTCTGAACAGAATTTTGGCTATTAGGAGATGAACTGTTCTAACAGAATCATTTAAATCTCAAAGTTGCTGCTGTCAGAGTAACTTTCCTTGCACCAACATAAGCAATGCACAGTCAGGTTCCTTCCTTTAGGGTGAATTTTACTCTTGCTGTACTTTGTCAGGCACATTTATTCTTTCGTTCATTTGTATATTCCTACTATTAATGGACTCCTCCAAAACCAcaggaaggaatgaaaaaagatgagacaaaagaaaagttttaaattagCTCTCTCCTCCCTGCACTGCAAGCAATCTCTCAAAGTTTAATTTTATTGAAGTTctaaagcaaaaattaattatGGGAGCCCACAGTCAAACCAAGTTTTAATAAACATGGTGCTTGAGATATTTGTCCTTCTACCTTTTAATGCTTCTATTTGTAACATGTAGGCAAGTTGCCCAcgtatgtatttattttcaccCAACAAAGTACTATCATTAGTAAGAATGAATGGACTGAAAAGTTTTGTGAATTCCACAAACCTGTTTTCTGAATTCCCATAGAACTATAAAAACATGATactgaaaacagcaaagaaaacaggaaGCAAGTGTCTTATTTAATTGGGCAGTCTCTCATTTTGGTTGGCTTGTTTTTGTAAACTCCTTATCCTATCCATCCAACTGCAGTGGAGCAGCCATGGGTACACACCCGATGTCAACAGCTGTATCGGGCACCTTATACACACAGGCTgccaaaaaataaacaacaaagcATTTAAGATATGTGTAATCAGCTGATGTCTTGTTTATGCTTAACTTGGACAATGGGGAATAATTTTGGCAGAAGTGTCTGTTTGCAAAGATAAAAGGAAAGCAAACTAAATTAATTCCTTTTAGGAGACAACGTGCTCCATTAGCCTCAAGCCAGAAACATCTGAACTTTCATCTTAGCTCTGGCAATGATTCTGGATGTGGATTCATGCAGGAAGCcttttttcagattatttttctcaATGCTACTTAAATATCCCATAAAGATAATTTCATAATATTAATACATAATAAAGAAGTGTTAAGTCTACTGATATTTTTCCCCCAGCGGAAATGCATTGAAATTCATAAAAAGTACTGGTTTACATTTTCACggctatatttttttcttcacttgaTGCCTATGTGCATCAGACTTAGGATGAGTATATGGACTCAAAGCTGTAATGGAAATAAGGCTTTCCTACTTTCAGAAAACGTAAggtggtttattttaaaaaagacataTTTAGACTTAATGGCTGTGAAAACTTTAAAACCTCAAACTAAGTATGAGTGGATGCCGTTAATCTTTAGACAAtgctaaaaaccccaaacatcagCCATGTAGATACTGAATCTTATTTCAAGCACTGATGCTCATTATGCCAGTGCTGATATTCAGAAGGACAAGCACTCTGTCTTCTTTTGATGCAGAGATGGCTTAGTGCACTAGGATACAAATGCAAGAACATTAAGCTTctgccaaaagcaaaaaaaggaggaaagtaTAAAGTTGTGTCCTCAAAGTTCCAATTAAGAAAAAGATTAATTTCCTTCTCAgttctgaaaacagaaaagttcTTTTAACAATAAATTCAGATAGCAAGAGCCTATCCTTTCCTCACCCTCATTTTCAACACCCCTGGTTCCTGCCTGAACAGGAACCTCAAACCTTATAGGTAGAAAGTTTGCTGCAAATCAGGTAGAAATATATGGTTTACAAATAGGATTTCTACATAACCCTAAAAATTTCCACTACAGCATCCAGACCTAACAATTTGCATAGTGACGAACATACTTAATTAGAACTCTGAGATATAAAAGCAGCTGGATGATATAATTTATCTCTAGctgatttaaaaaaagtaaGAGGCCtaggaatttttaaaactaaggtcctgttgatattttttaaatgaacatcAACATTATAcgaacaaatgaaaaaaaaaagagcactCTTGAGTACACAGAAACCCATTGCTCTTTGAAACCATTGAATTCttccttcctctgaagatcATCAAAACAAACAATTGGGGTTTTTATCATCACTCAAGAAATTAGAAAGCCCTGGTAAGAGTTTGAAAAATGCAGTTAAATAAATCAGGATATTATTTAAGCATTGCTATGTTGAAAATCTTAATGTTCTAAATGTAATCAGTTATATCCAATCTTAAGGCATCCCACTGCTTTTTGGAGGAAGAGAAATTACTACAGTAGCTCAGTTGTAACTGAGATAAAACCTTTGATGGAGTTTACTCTGTCTGGAACATCGTTCTTTCAAACAGTTTTAATAAAAGTTAAATTAGTATCAAGAAACCAATTTATTTAAGCAGGCTTTATTATGTTACATATTAAGTTTTCATAGAATTTTATCTAGTAAACAGCTTTAAAACATTGAGCCTCAGCTTCTAAAATGAGCACACACAGAAGTCAATTCACCCGAGTCAGCTTTAGTCATCCTTTTCAGTGCCCGGCTCCATCTGCAGCGTGTCCAGCAGCAAAGGCACACGGACAGCATCCAGTGCTCCGGCTCCTCCCcatcctggctgctcccagcccgcCCTTTCCATCCCCGCAGCAGGcagggccctgggctgctcccagcctgccctttccatccctgcagcagacagggccctgggctgctcccagcctgccctttccatccctggctgctcccagcccgcCCTTTccatccctggctgctcccagcccgtcctttccatccctgcctgctcccagcccgTCCTTTccatccctggctgctcccagcccgcCCTTTCCATCCCCGCAGCAGGcagggccctgggctgctgggctccTTGCTGCTTTCTGACAACTGTGGCAGGAGCTTGGTCAATGCGGCCCCCAGAGATTATCACGGCCCCTGAGCTCGGGCCGGAACAGGGCCAGGGACACGAGAGTGTAACAGTGTATCAGTGACATTTCAATGTACACGTCTGGCATTCTGTTAGAGCGGCACACTGACCTGCTGAAGTTCTACATGAACAAAAACAAAGATACAAGTATTTTGTCAAATCTACTGTTGTTACCAATTTTCTGGTCTCCTCTCTTGCCTGAAGCACTTCTCTAATTTCTACATCTACTTCTTACCTAAACTTGTGCTCCTCTGTTTATCATTTGCCACCACTACAGGAACTGAATTCCTACTTTGCAAacctttttaaataaaaggagTAGGGAGAAAGCAGCTATATACAGGCAACTTTCCAGAAAGAAAGGCAATACAAAGAGTTCTATTTCTATtgaaagataaaaaattatctttcaaGGACAATGTTGAAATGCTTATTACTGTTAATTGTCAATTGCTGGTGATTTTACCAAATTTCATCCATTTGACTTACtcaaacaatttatttttttatgaactGCAATTGTTTCTGAGAACAAGTCTGGTGCAAATTTGGTTTTACTGAAGTAAAACTTCAGCTAACTTTGTTTCATAACCACGGCATTATGAGGTTTACTAAGCACAACTTTCTCTGCATTTgctcctcctcacctgcaggCACCAGGACAAGCAGCAGCTACCAGGTTCTACCTGCATTTGCCAGTTGGTATCCAGGCACATGAATATAAAGAAAGCAATCAGACTGGAATGCCAaagagcaaagaggaaaaaaacagaggCAAACCCTGAGAGTAAAAACCAGAGTGTGATTTGTGTAAGGAGCCTGCAGCCACTCAGCCATGCATTGGGAGTCCtggtttcttcttcttcacaTTCCAGGTCCCTGTTCTGCTGCTACTCCCTAACTCGGCAAGTCATCCCGTGCCTGCTGGCTCACACCAGGGCTGACACCAGGAATAGAAGTCTGTGAAACCAGCGCTTTGCAATGGCGTCACGAGAGTTCCATGAAAGACAGCgctctgcctttgttttttttttttttttcactttggaaGATGCACAGAAATGAGACAGGAGacttgcagaaagaaaaacctgGTATTATGACATATAGAGTACAGCAAAAAAGTGCCTTTTCTTTCTACCTCTGTTGTGCAGCTCTGTAGTCTTCTCAAAGTCCAGTTTTCAGCATAACTTAGACCTAAGTTTGGTGTTAAACAGACAGATTTATGTCTCTAACACCAACTGCACATCAGATCCTGGAGAGCACCATTCTAAATACAGCCCTAAATAACTGTCAAAAGAAGCCAACAAAAACCAGAACTTACCAACACTTGTCAGTGTTTAGATAGAAAGAATTTACTGACTAATTATTCTCAGGGTTTTTGCCTCAACACTTCCTTCTGAGACATTATGGTAATGAGCAAAATAAGCCTCAAATATATTAATTCTGTGTTTGAAGACGAGTCTGAAGAGAatgcataaaaaaaaatcacaacacATGCTGAATCCATATAAAATATGAAACAATAACTAATTTAGAGAACAGTATATCCTATGTCCTCTGTAAAGTACACTTCTTTTAAAATCACATACTACTGTAATTAAACTCCACTAAGAAACAGAAGAGGGCCAAGTGGATATGCTTGATTTGGTACTTCCCTAGATATGAATACTTGTTTTTGCAGCATTACCACATTCTTGTTTGcaacatatatatgtatttcaTAAAATGATGACAATATGAAATATGAGCAATTGGGAAGAGGAGACAACATCCACATGAAATTTCAACTGTATCTACTAAAATCCAGCAATAAAAGACAGAATAATGTCTCTGTCGACTGATGAGATTGCTTATCAAGTTTGgtaacaaacaaaaattcctTTTGCAAAGGACTCTGTATTTCACTCTGTTGGGAAGAAAGAGACAGCCAACTCATGCAGCTTGAAATAAGTAGTAAGGCTGCATTTGTCCCGATATCATCATATCCCAAAACGGGAAATCCTCAGCCATCTGAAGGGATGCTGCTGTATCTGAGTTGTGCCAATCCTCATGAACCTGCAGCCATCTCCAGGGTGCAAACTGATGGCTGCTCATTGGAATTGTTACAGGTCTCCCACAAGTCACTGCAACAATACAACTTTGTAAGGTAAAAAGACCAGTTGCTTGGAAATATATTTGTCCGGTCTTTCCTCAGATTAATTTCAAAGTTGAATTTCAGAACACACTAAAATGACTCATTAAGAACACCACAGAttccttatttatttaaaacaaaacaagtaaACCAGTAGATGTACTACAACAACTGTCAATGTGTTGTCATTGTGCCTGGAAGAATCAATTTCTGGAGGAAGACTGAGTTTAGCCTCCAAGTCAATTCTAAATATAGTCTTTTGTCCcagactgaaaacaaaaatggaatttaCAATGGTCCTTCCCTCTTTGTACTTCTCCACCCTCAAGCTGGATCTAGTAAAAATAACTTGTACTGAAATCATGAAAGGCATCCAGCAGCAccaaactaaaaattaaaattgagtGGCTTTCATAATGACCAGTAAACATTATTCTGTTCATTGAAGCATAAAGTGGAATAATTCATGTTATAACCAAAGCTGTCACAGCACATTACTAGCAAATTGTGAATCTAGGTTCATCCACCCACaaatataaatgaaatttcttcctgatacCAAGACTCCAGTGAATAAACTCCATTTCTGTAGGAGTAGCTGAGGTCATTTACATGTAAAACTTTGACTTCTTACCTACTGAAAAACTAAACAGAAACAATCCAATACAACCTGGATAGTCTTCAATTGTTTAACAATGTAGTAATTACACCTAATTATATAAAATTCCACAATGAAGCTGGGAAAGATCTGGGACTTTGGAATATCTGTTCACATTTCAGTTCAAGTGTGAAACATTTGCATACTTAAGGAAATTTGACTGCCTCTACATAATCAGCAGTTCAAGTGCACATTGAAGAGGAACAGCCATAATCACTTCTAATAAAAGctgacaaaattaattttttggggAGTCTTCACTGCAATTGTTATGATGGCAGCTACCCTGGGAGACCTGAACCTAGTTTCACCATATTTTGACAAAATAGCTGCTTCTTTCATTGACTGTTTCTGTAATCACTGCCTTTCCTCTGGTTCTTATTCAGAGCACTCACATGTACTCTTTTACTTTCAATTCTGCACTGATAGGAGTATTATGTCTTGTACTCATTCTTTTGTTGCAAAGCCTCTTGCAGCAGCCATGATGCTCAACTCTAGAATCCCCTCACAGTCTTCTCTTAATTTAACAAGCTGCCAACATGAAAGGAAGGAATCAGGCCCTATCTTCAGGGCCCTTAAGTTTTTTCTGAAACAGTTCTGTGGAACACTACAATTACAGTCTCAAGCATTTTTGAAAACAACAGTCAATCATGGTTTGTTAGTCCCAGAATGCTGAAGCTAATCTAGCTGGAATGTTTTTACTCTTCAactcttgggttttttccccccatcaATTATgaactgaaatgaaattttaaaaatctgaagcTTGGGTACTAGTTGATGCTTTACATGGGTGTTACAcgctgaaaagaaaaaaatgaatgtgCTCCTAATTATTACaagcagtattttaaaaattttgaaaggTCTGAGCTAAGGGTAATTAATGACAATGAAAATGTTCCAGTAAAAGTAACCCCAGTCAGGAGTGGAAATCTGCCACAAGCAAGGTGTTTCAGGAAGGTTTTTCCAATGAGAAATAAAGTacttcagaagaaacaaacacaggaaaaaacacCAGACCAATTATTCTTGGAGAAAACTGACATAAAGCAGTGTAAGTTTGAACTGCACTTTTATTCACATCTGTTTggtttaaaaaatgcaattcCAATGGTTTCTCTACATGCCCAGCTCTGATGTTATGGAAGGATATGGAACATGAATTCTGATTGTATCacgtggaaaaaaaaccaccacagtATTTCACATCAGGACACAAATTTCAGTGTTAATAAAAATGATGGAAACGAATTTTggaacaaaatgtttttaatgacTCTGTGTATTTCATTCCGTAGCCCTGTCTCTACAGTATGTGAATTCATTCATAGACTGAAAAGGGAACACAAACAGTTTTTGGAAAGTGACACGAGCAGCTCGTAGGGTTTTGATGTCAATGCCTGTCAAACAAGCACTCTTACATGAAcggaaaaaaccctcaaaaccaaAAGCAGATGCTTTTATTCTATATCTACTGTCATCCAACCATTGTAAGCAGTTCCTAACAAAAACTGCCCAGAAACTATTCCAAATAAAATTAGGTAAACATTTTAA
Coding sequences:
- the COPS2 gene encoding COP9 signalosome complex subunit 2 isoform X2, producing the protein MSDMEDDFMCDDEEDYDLEYSEDSNSEPNVDLENQYYNSKALKEDDPKAALSSFQKVLELEGEKGEWGFKALKQMIKINFKLTNFPEMMNRYKQLLTYIRSAVTRNYSEKSINSILDYISTSKQMDLLQEFYETTLEALKDAKNDRLWFKTNTKLGKLYLEREEYGKLQKILRQLHQSCQTDDGEDDLKKGTQLLEIYALEIQMYTAQKNNKKLKALYEQSLHIKSAIPHPLIMGVIRECGGKMHLREGEFEKAHTDFFEAFKNYDESGSPRRTTCLKYLVLANMLMKSGINPFDSQEAKPYKNDPEILAMTNLVSAYQNNDITEFEKILKTNHSNIMDDPFIREHIEELLRNIRTQVLIKLIKPYTRIHIPFISKELNIDVADVESLLVQCILDNTIHGRIDQVNQLLELDHQKRGGARYTALDKWTNQLNSLNQAVVSKLA
- the COPS2 gene encoding COP9 signalosome complex subunit 2 isoform X1, with product MSDMEDDFMCDDEEDYDLEYSEDSNSEPNVDLENQYYNSKALKEDDPKAALSSFQKVLELEGEKGEWGFKALKQMIKINFKLTNFPEMMNRYKQLLTYIRSAVTRNYSEKSINSILDYISTSKQNSDFLCQMDLLQEFYETTLEALKDAKNDRLWFKTNTKLGKLYLEREEYGKLQKILRQLHQSCQTDDGEDDLKKGTQLLEIYALEIQMYTAQKNNKKLKALYEQSLHIKSAIPHPLIMGVIRECGGKMHLREGEFEKAHTDFFEAFKNYDESGSPRRTTCLKYLVLANMLMKSGINPFDSQEAKPYKNDPEILAMTNLVSAYQNNDITEFEKILKTNHSNIMDDPFIREHIEELLRNIRTQVLIKLIKPYTRIHIPFISKELNIDVADVESLLVQCILDNTIHGRIDQVNQLLELDHQKRGGARYTALDKWTNQLNSLNQAVVSKLA